A single window of Chloracidobacterium sp. DNA harbors:
- a CDS encoding insulinase family protein: MKEDIQETRFENGLVVLTDRMKDVRSATLGFFYRVGSRHEPDELNGISHFIEHTVFKGTAKRSALDIAIEQDRLGGNLDAFTTHEETGFAIKVIDDQLPKAFELIADMLLNPRFDAKDLESEQRVIIEEIKMVEDSPEEYLGEIFSEAYFPSHPLGLNIAGTPQTVRSFDHETTRNYHRAMYHGGNLVIAAAGNIEHEALVEMASTAFASSENPALAEAITTLRSKEGSAKPTLAAPIVIRQNANLEQAHLIIATPLVSARDKRRYAADLLANIIGGGTSSRLWQKIREERGLAYSVGASAIMYQDCGMFSVFAGTSPEQVEEVIDLSIAEMRAVAHNGVTADELDLAKQQTVSSILLSLEDSAARAATLAQAEMLHGRQISVDEALTKINDVTTDDINALLAESFKTENVAFAALGDLEGLDITRGRLAI; encoded by the coding sequence ATGAAGGAAGATATACAAGAAACTCGTTTTGAAAATGGCCTCGTCGTACTGACGGACCGGATGAAGGATGTACGAAGTGCGACGCTTGGGTTCTTTTACCGCGTCGGTTCGCGGCACGAACCCGACGAGCTGAACGGAATTTCCCACTTTATCGAACACACCGTTTTTAAGGGAACCGCGAAACGCTCTGCTCTCGACATCGCGATCGAGCAGGATCGTCTGGGCGGCAATCTTGACGCCTTTACAACGCACGAGGAAACAGGGTTCGCCATAAAAGTGATCGACGACCAACTGCCGAAGGCATTTGAGCTGATCGCTGATATGCTTCTGAACCCGCGTTTCGACGCGAAAGATCTCGAAAGCGAACAGCGTGTGATTATCGAAGAGATCAAAATGGTCGAGGATTCTCCGGAAGAGTATTTGGGCGAGATCTTCAGCGAGGCGTATTTCCCGTCGCATCCGCTAGGGCTAAATATCGCCGGAACGCCGCAAACAGTTCGGTCATTCGACCACGAGACAACACGGAACTATCACCGGGCGATGTATCACGGCGGCAATCTGGTGATAGCCGCGGCCGGCAATATTGAGCACGAGGCCTTGGTCGAGATGGCAAGCACAGCCTTTGCGAGCTCGGAGAACCCCGCCTTAGCGGAAGCAATTACAACGCTCCGTAGTAAAGAGGGTAGTGCAAAACCGACGTTAGCTGCTCCGATCGTCATTAGGCAAAACGCTAATCTCGAACAGGCACATCTCATCATCGCAACGCCACTCGTTTCGGCCCGCGACAAACGCCGGTACGCGGCCGACCTGCTCGCAAATATCATCGGCGGCGGAACGTCTAGCCGTTTGTGGCAAAAGATCCGTGAGGAACGTGGACTTGCCTACAGCGTTGGTGCATCGGCCATAATGTATCAGGACTGCGGTATGTTTTCAGTCTTTGCCGGCACGTCCCCCGAACAGGTCGAGGAGGTCATCGACCTTTCGATCGCTGAGATGCGTGCGGTCGCCCACAATGGCGTTACAGCGGACGAACTCGACCTCGCTAAGCAACAGACGGTTTCGTCAATACTGCTAAGTCTCGAGGATTCGGCCGCTCGTGCCGCAACGCTTGCCCAGGCCGAAATGCTCCACGGCCGCCAGATCTCGGTCGACGAGGCACTGACAAAGATCAACGATGTAACCACGGACGATATCAACGCTCTCCTTGCGGAAAGCTTTAAGACGGAGAATGTCGCATTTGCCGCGCTCGGCGATCTCGAGGGCCTCGATATCACACGCG
- a CDS encoding GxxExxY protein, translated as MEERILHKDLSYKIVGLAMQVHTELAFGFLEKVYENALMVLFEENGIKAVQQMPILVPFHGKIVGEYVADIVVEDSIIIELKAQDRIAEIHKAQTLNYLKATSYGLALLVNFGKYKLEYERLVL; from the coding sequence ATGGAAGAAAGGATTTTACACAAGGATCTCTCGTATAAAATAGTTGGACTTGCTATGCAGGTGCATACAGAGTTGGCTTTTGGATTTCTTGAGAAAGTCTACGAAAATGCATTGATGGTACTGTTCGAGGAGAATGGGATCAAAGCGGTCCAGCAGATGCCGATCCTTGTCCCATTTCACGGAAAAATAGTCGGGGAGTATGTTGCAGACATCGTCGTAGAGGATTCCATCATTATTGAACTCAAAGCACAAGATCGAATTGCGGAGATCCACAAAGCTCAAACGCTCAACTATCTGAAGGCCACGAGCTACGGACTTGCCCTTCTGGTAAATTTTGGAAAATACAAATTAGAGTACGAACGTCTCGTCCTGTAA
- a CDS encoding oligopeptide transporter, OPT family yields the protein MKNPFLENFRPFIPDSSKLRELSAFPLIVGTLLGIIFGASSLYLVLKTGLTVSASIPVAVIAITLFRLLSKIGMRDATILEANMMQTAGSAGESIAFGIGVTMPAIMILGFDLDFTRVMLVAVLGGLLGILMMIPLRRALIKEQHGFLKYPEGTACAEVLKAGASKESRAESIESHIEGNDDAALQGGKIISIGFALGFAFNALMKVLFFWKESPGYDFTEKGFKGGSISSDNDPTLLGVGYIIGPKIAGLMMGGGVLSYLVLIPIIKFFGEAVTSPVAPEVSKTISEMDPGQVRSAYILYIGAGAVAMAGIISLGRSLPTIWHGLKAGLADLRGGSAESNATLPRTDQDMSMKWVVIGVIALVAAIMLFPQLGLSVFVSPFVSFFGAILIVILGFLFVTVSSRLTGEVGSSSNPISGMTVATLLITCLVFLALGWTAADPYFVTALSIGGIVCIAASNGGTTSQDLKTGFWVGGTPRNQQIAILVGALASALVLGSLLIFLNDSRTYYQKVDPNSSEAKVVVTTEKFHREHGEVKTEKAGGKFKDVDTATYNVWQNTEPSAGQVGKYLIDQSGKPVYFVDPGINGILKKDDEGKDLERFDAPKATLMSYIIKGVLGQNLPWGLVILGAMLAVVLELAGVPSLAFAVGIYLPISTSSPIFIGGIVRYLVDIYLKRKLAGQDLTEDQIVAETDKSNGVLMASGYIAGGAIAGILIAVFAVIPSLKAFQKGMEEWAATGNVFYDGASADLLGLLPFLGLAVILYFVGREWLLSGKKNSKPSA from the coding sequence ATGAAAAACCCTTTTCTCGAGAATTTTCGACCATTTATTCCGGATTCAAGCAAGCTCCGCGAGCTTTCTGCGTTTCCGTTGATAGTCGGTACGCTACTCGGCATCATTTTTGGAGCATCGTCACTCTATCTTGTACTCAAGACCGGACTCACGGTTTCCGCGTCGATTCCGGTCGCGGTCATCGCTATCACGCTGTTTCGATTACTATCCAAGATCGGAATGCGGGACGCGACCATCCTCGAGGCAAATATGATGCAGACGGCCGGTTCGGCCGGTGAATCGATCGCGTTTGGTATTGGAGTAACAATGCCGGCGATCATGATCCTTGGATTTGATCTCGATTTTACGCGTGTGATGCTGGTCGCCGTGCTGGGTGGACTTCTCGGCATTCTGATGATGATTCCGCTTCGGCGAGCTTTAATAAAAGAGCAGCACGGTTTCCTGAAGTATCCGGAAGGTACGGCGTGTGCTGAGGTACTAAAGGCCGGAGCGTCCAAAGAATCGCGGGCCGAATCGATCGAGAGTCACATTGAGGGCAATGATGACGCGGCACTGCAAGGCGGCAAGATCATCTCGATCGGCTTTGCACTTGGCTTTGCGTTCAACGCGTTGATGAAGGTGCTCTTCTTTTGGAAAGAATCACCGGGCTATGACTTTACCGAAAAGGGCTTCAAGGGCGGGTCGATCAGTTCGGACAATGATCCGACGCTGTTGGGCGTCGGCTATATTATTGGTCCGAAGATCGCCGGTCTTATGATGGGCGGCGGCGTTCTGTCGTATCTTGTACTTATTCCCATCATTAAGTTTTTTGGCGAGGCTGTCACGAGTCCCGTGGCTCCTGAGGTCAGCAAAACCATTTCCGAGATGGATCCCGGGCAGGTCCGGAGCGCGTACATATTGTATATCGGAGCCGGGGCCGTGGCGATGGCGGGTATCATCTCGCTCGGCCGCAGTCTGCCGACGATCTGGCACGGCCTGAAAGCCGGGCTTGCGGACCTTCGTGGTGGTTCGGCTGAGTCAAACGCGACTTTGCCTCGTACTGATCAGGATATGTCGATGAAGTGGGTTGTGATCGGCGTCATCGCTCTTGTCGCGGCGATAATGCTCTTTCCACAGTTAGGACTAAGCGTTTTCGTCAGTCCTTTCGTATCCTTCTTTGGGGCGATCCTGATTGTTATTCTTGGGTTCTTGTTTGTTACCGTCTCGTCGCGACTGACGGGCGAGGTCGGGTCTTCATCAAACCCCATCTCGGGAATGACTGTTGCCACATTGCTAATTACGTGTCTTGTTTTTCTGGCACTTGGTTGGACGGCGGCTGATCCCTATTTTGTGACGGCCCTGTCGATCGGCGGTATTGTTTGTATCGCAGCCTCCAATGGCGGCACGACTTCGCAGGATCTGAAAACGGGTTTCTGGGTTGGCGGCACGCCACGCAATCAGCAGATCGCGATCTTGGTGGGAGCACTTGCATCAGCGCTTGTTCTCGGTTCGCTACTCATATTTCTCAACGATTCACGAACGTATTATCAAAAAGTCGATCCAAATTCGTCCGAAGCGAAGGTTGTGGTCACGACTGAAAAATTTCATCGGGAACACGGCGAGGTCAAAACTGAAAAGGCCGGTGGAAAATTTAAGGACGTCGATACCGCTACATATAACGTCTGGCAGAATACTGAACCGTCGGCCGGACAGGTCGGCAAGTATCTTATCGACCAATCAGGTAAGCCGGTTTATTTTGTCGATCCGGGCATAAACGGGATCCTGAAAAAAGACGATGAGGGAAAAGATCTTGAGCGGTTTGACGCTCCGAAAGCAACTTTGATGAGCTACATCATCAAGGGTGTTCTAGGACAGAATCTGCCATGGGGGCTGGTTATTCTGGGTGCGATGTTGGCTGTGGTTTTAGAACTTGCGGGCGTACCTTCGCTGGCATTCGCGGTAGGGATCTACCTGCCGATCTCTACGTCGTCACCGATCTTTATCGGCGGTATCGTTCGATATCTGGTGGATATTTATCTTAAACGAAAGCTTGCGGGTCAGGATCTCACCGAAGATCAGATCGTTGCTGAGACCGATAAGTCGAACGGCGTGCTGATGGCCTCCGGTTATATCGCCGGTGGTGCCATCGCAGGTATATTGATAGCCGTATTTGCAGTTATTCCGAGCCTTAAGGCATTTCAGAAAGGTATGGAAGAATGGGCTGCGACAGGAAACGTGTTTTACGACGGAGCGAGCGCTGATCTGCTCGGACTGCTTCCTTTCCTTGGACTAGCGGTCATCCTCTATTTTGTCGGTAGGGAATGGCTCCTCAGCGGTAAAAAGAACAGTAAACCGTCAGCGTAA
- a CDS encoding Gfo/Idh/MocA family oxidoreductase gives MQDNIGIGIIGTGFARKVQIPAFLSCDGVRIASVASYRLANAQATAAEAGSGHFTDDWRQTVIRDDVDLVCITTPPSSHHEMTMFALAHGKHILCEKPMAMNVAEAAEMTAAAHGKPLLALIDHELRFQKGRQTAFKMLRDGIIGKVRHAKSFFQAPHRGDPTLPWNWWSDVGEGGGALGAIGSHIIDSLHWFLDADITSVSCQLQTDVKERSDASGTLRAVTSDDSCYMLLNFADSELTDGASGIVSISMTEGPHYMNRVEFYGSGGSMRIDHLGEVYIARSGAAEWEEIPTDLGRKMPGMPDTGFARGFMAIAPVIVAAIRSGENEIEHAATFADGLRVQKVLDAARALALHV, from the coding sequence ATGCAAGATAATATCGGTATTGGAATCATAGGCACCGGATTTGCCCGAAAGGTGCAGATACCCGCATTTCTAAGCTGTGACGGAGTCCGTATCGCATCAGTCGCCAGTTATCGACTAGCAAACGCACAGGCGACCGCGGCGGAGGCCGGATCCGGACACTTTACGGACGATTGGCGGCAGACCGTCATTCGTGATGACGTCGATCTTGTCTGCATAACGACACCGCCGTCGTCCCATCACGAAATGACGATGTTCGCACTCGCACACGGCAAGCACATATTGTGTGAAAAGCCGATGGCGATGAATGTTGCTGAGGCTGCTGAGATGACGGCCGCCGCTCACGGCAAACCGTTGCTTGCGCTGATCGATCACGAATTGAGATTTCAAAAAGGCCGCCAAACCGCGTTCAAGATGCTCCGTGATGGCATTATCGGCAAGGTCCGTCACGCTAAGTCGTTTTTTCAGGCACCGCATCGGGGCGATCCGACACTGCCTTGGAATTGGTGGTCAGACGTCGGCGAAGGCGGTGGTGCACTCGGTGCTATCGGTTCACATATAATAGATTCCCTACATTGGTTTCTAGATGCTGATATTACATCCGTTTCGTGTCAGTTGCAGACCGACGTTAAAGAGCGAAGTGATGCCTCGGGTACGCTCCGGGCAGTGACCAGTGACGACAGTTGCTATATGCTCTTGAACTTTGCCGATAGTGAGCTAACCGACGGTGCGAGCGGAATCGTCTCGATCTCAATGACCGAAGGCCCGCATTATATGAACCGCGTCGAGTTTTATGGCTCCGGCGGCTCGATGCGGATCGATCATCTTGGTGAGGTTTACATTGCCAGATCGGGTGCCGCTGAATGGGAAGAGATCCCGACTGACCTCGGCAGAAAAATGCCCGGCATGCCCGACACCGGATTTGCCCGCGGTTTTATGGCGATAGCCCCCGTGATCGTTGCGGCTATCCGTTCAGGTGAAAACGAGATCGAACACGCCGCGACGTTTGCGGACGGGCTTCGTGTCCAAAAGGTGCTGGACGCCGCCCGGGCACTCGCCCTTCATGTGTGA
- a CDS encoding SEC-C domain-containing protein, protein MCDNRKMKPNDPCHCGSGKKFKKCQGEGT, encoded by the coding sequence ATGTGTGACAACCGCAAGATGAAACCCAACGACCCGTGCCACTGCGGCTCAGGCAAAAAGTTCAAGAAATGCCAAGGGGAGGGGACGTAG
- a CDS encoding methyltransferase domain-containing protein, whose amino-acid sequence MNEWLISHLVCPRDKMKLSLVGDDLICSEKHIYPVFDDIPIMLVDDVETTHDYITRTLEKVEQSKANETEAGVPPTGANERVLIDAFVQGEIPYTSGILYFSVQNRLTRYPIPEIRLPQGNGERLLDIGCNWGRWSIAAAHKGYQPVGIDPSLDAVLAARRVSRQLGVETSFVVGDARFLPFDGDSFDTVFSYGVFQHFSKENVRTSLDEVVRVLKPNGNTLFQMPNKYGIRQYQQHRRRGFTEGEGFDVRYWTPSELLKTFQDKFGPMTLSADCYFGLGIQHSDVDLLPLKYRIVVHSSHLIRQLSKIVSPLIQVADSVYLESKNSKK is encoded by the coding sequence ATGAATGAATGGTTAATCAGCCACCTGGTTTGTCCGCGCGACAAGATGAAGTTGTCCCTCGTCGGTGACGATCTCATCTGCTCCGAAAAGCATATTTATCCGGTTTTTGATGACATCCCGATTATGCTTGTTGACGACGTCGAGACGACGCACGATTACATAACGCGGACGCTAGAGAAGGTTGAGCAATCGAAGGCGAATGAGACTGAGGCTGGTGTTCCTCCAACAGGAGCAAACGAACGAGTTCTTATTGATGCATTTGTTCAGGGCGAAATTCCTTATACATCCGGCATACTCTATTTTTCAGTACAAAACCGACTCACGCGATATCCAATCCCCGAAATCCGACTGCCGCAAGGAAACGGCGAAAGATTACTTGACATCGGCTGTAATTGGGGTAGATGGTCGATTGCGGCAGCTCACAAAGGTTATCAACCAGTCGGAATCGACCCAAGTCTTGACGCTGTTTTAGCTGCCCGGCGTGTATCGAGGCAGCTAGGTGTGGAAACTAGCTTTGTCGTCGGAGACGCTCGATTTTTACCTTTTGACGGCGATTCTTTTGACACGGTTTTCTCCTATGGTGTCTTTCAGCACTTTAGTAAAGAGAATGTTCGTACCTCGTTGGATGAAGTCGTAAGGGTATTAAAGCCGAACGGGAACACACTTTTTCAAATGCCGAATAAATATGGCATCAGGCAGTATCAACAGCACCGCAGGCGCGGATTTACCGAGGGCGAAGGCTTTGATGTCCGGTATTGGACACCCTCGGAGCTACTCAAAACGTTCCAAGATAAGTTCGGCCCGATGACATTGAGTGCAGATTGCTATTTTGGTCTCGGCATACAACATTCCGATGTTGACCTGTTGCCGCTAAAATATAGAATAGTGGTTCACTCGTCGCATTTAATACGGCAATTGAGCAAAATCGTGTCTCCACTTATACAAGTTGCTGACAGCGTTTATCTCGAATCGAAGAATTCAAAAAAATAG
- a CDS encoding carbamoyltransferase: protein MSVILGINTFHAGSSASVIIDGVPVVALAEERLNRVKYYAGFPTLSIKKCLEIAGVKFSDIDGVAVGRDSSANLRKKLEFSLRHPGKLLNLARMRSKSKTFDDMKSLIATECRVDSDTLKFQTYNVEHHLAHTASAYFISEWDKCAGITIDGSGDFVSCLLSDCSGDEIKPLKKIFVPHSLGTLYTAVCQFIGYGKYGDEGKVMGLAPLGSDVYHDFFEKMLISKKDGFELNPEYFLPFGANQGMEINDAGEMVVHRLYSDKFINELGAPREKRGEITQRDMDVSFSLQHVFEKYYMHLLNSLHNLVPTEKVSMAGGCALNSVANGKLLIDTPFRETCIQPAAGDDGLAIGAALYVSNSILKENKRWVMKDSYLGNEFSDSVIKAELERYNVSFKELSREELLEATAEEIKNGNVIGWFQGRMEWGPRALGNRSILAHPGFPNMKDILNARIKHRESFRPFAPSVLQERQSELFEQDHPSPFMLHVYKIRPEWRDRLSAVNHVDDTGRLQTVARDENPLYYDLIKKFEGKTGIPVILNTSFNENEPIVCEPFQAIECFQRTKMDTLVIGSFFCKK from the coding sequence ATGAGTGTCATTTTAGGAATCAATACATTTCACGCGGGATCATCGGCCTCAGTTATCATCGACGGCGTACCTGTTGTTGCACTAGCCGAAGAAAGGCTTAATCGCGTGAAGTATTACGCTGGATTCCCGACCTTGTCGATTAAGAAATGCCTTGAGATCGCCGGAGTTAAGTTTTCGGACATCGATGGCGTAGCTGTCGGGCGCGATTCTTCGGCAAATCTTCGTAAGAAATTAGAGTTCTCGCTCCGCCATCCGGGAAAGCTCTTAAACCTCGCGAGAATGCGGAGTAAAAGTAAGACCTTCGACGATATGAAATCGCTGATCGCGACTGAATGTCGTGTCGACAGTGACACACTCAAGTTCCAAACGTATAACGTTGAACACCACCTTGCACACACAGCGAGCGCCTATTTCATATCCGAATGGGACAAGTGTGCGGGGATAACCATCGATGGTTCAGGCGACTTCGTTTCGTGTTTGCTTTCGGATTGCTCGGGTGACGAAATAAAGCCGCTCAAGAAGATATTCGTGCCGCACTCGCTCGGAACGCTCTACACCGCCGTCTGCCAGTTCATCGGTTATGGAAAATATGGCGACGAAGGCAAAGTAATGGGTCTCGCACCACTGGGGAGTGATGTCTATCACGACTTTTTCGAGAAGATGCTGATATCGAAAAAAGATGGTTTCGAGTTAAACCCTGAATATTTTCTGCCGTTCGGAGCTAATCAGGGAATGGAAATCAACGATGCCGGAGAAATGGTCGTTCATCGTCTTTATTCCGATAAATTTATCAACGAATTGGGTGCTCCGCGTGAGAAACGTGGCGAGATAACACAACGCGACATGGATGTTTCGTTCAGCTTGCAGCACGTATTTGAAAAATACTATATGCATCTGCTCAATTCGCTTCACAACCTTGTTCCTACCGAAAAGGTCTCGATGGCGGGCGGTTGTGCATTAAACAGCGTGGCAAACGGCAAGTTGTTAATAGATACGCCGTTTCGAGAAACTTGTATTCAACCGGCGGCGGGAGATGATGGACTCGCGATCGGAGCTGCTCTTTACGTGTCCAACTCGATTCTCAAAGAGAACAAACGCTGGGTGATGAAGGATTCGTATTTAGGTAATGAGTTTTCCGATTCCGTAATAAAGGCCGAACTCGAACGCTATAACGTCAGCTTTAAGGAACTCAGCCGCGAGGAATTACTCGAAGCAACTGCGGAAGAGATCAAAAACGGTAACGTCATTGGCTGGTTCCAAGGCAGAATGGAATGGGGGCCGCGTGCCTTGGGCAACCGCTCGATCCTCGCCCATCCCGGATTTCCCAACATGAAGGACATTTTGAATGCCCGTATCAAACACCGCGAGTCTTTTCGCCCGTTTGCTCCGTCGGTGTTGCAGGAAAGACAGTCCGAACTCTTCGAACAGGATCATCCTTCACCGTTTATGCTCCATGTTTACAAAATTCGTCCCGAATGGCGCGACCGTTTGTCAGCGGTGAATCATGTGGACGATACTGGCCGTCTCCAAACGGTTGCCCGTGATGAGAATCCTCTTTACTATGACCTGATCAAAAAGTTTGAGGGCAAGACCGGAATTCCTGTTATTCTAAACACGAGTTTCAACGAAAACGAACCGATAGTCTGTGAACCGTTTCAAGCAATTGAATGCTTTCAACGGACAAAAATGGATACGCTTGTGATAGGTTCTTTCTTCTGCAAGAAGTGA
- a CDS encoding membrane dipeptidase, which yields MSRLSWMHNFIERRKCEPIVGGWLGIEGAQALEGDPANVDELFAAGFRMMSPSHFFDTEMGGSAHGIEKYGLTEKGREMVRRMEAKRMFVDVAHASQQTIDDVLSMATRPVVVSHTGVKGTCDNNRNLSDDQLRRVAATGGIVGIGFWDTAVCGSDAAAIARAIKYAVSVIGAAHVALGSDFDGSVKVPFDTSGDVLITEALIAEGISDDDIALIMGGNVLKLLSENLPE from the coding sequence ATGTCCCGTCTAAGTTGGATGCATAATTTCATCGAACGCCGAAAGTGTGAACCCATCGTCGGCGGCTGGCTCGGCATAGAGGGAGCCCAAGCTCTCGAGGGCGATCCGGCAAACGTCGACGAACTATTTGCCGCCGGCTTCCGGATGATGTCGCCTTCGCACTTTTTTGATACCGAAATGGGCGGTTCGGCTCACGGTATCGAAAAGTACGGCCTGACCGAAAAGGGCCGCGAAATGGTGCGCCGAATGGAGGCAAAGCGAATGTTTGTCGATGTCGCACACGCTTCACAGCAGACGATCGACGACGTCCTCTCGATGGCGACGCGGCCGGTCGTGGTTTCGCACACCGGCGTAAAAGGTACGTGCGACAACAATAGAAACCTCTCTGACGATCAACTTCGAAGGGTCGCGGCCACCGGCGGCATTGTCGGCATCGGTTTTTGGGATACCGCGGTTTGCGGCAGTGATGCGGCGGCGATCGCCCGAGCCATCAAGTACGCCGTTTCAGTCATAGGTGCGGCGCACGTCGCTCTCGGTTCGGACTTTGACGGTTCGGTAAAAGTCCCGTTCGACACTAGCGGTGATGTCCTGATAACCGAGGCACTGATCGCTGAGGGTATTTCCGATGACGATATTGCACTCATAATGGGCGGCAATGTGCTGAAATTACTTTCCGAAAACCTTCCCGAGTAA